In Antennarius striatus isolate MH-2024 chromosome 20, ASM4005453v1, whole genome shotgun sequence, the genomic window TTTGCTGGTTAAATACATACATGGAGATCGAGGTGCAAATCCTTCAAGTGTTTCTTCTCACGCTTATCTTTAAAAGCAGTGGGTCTTGGGGGGCATCGTTTCTTTAAAAATTGGACGGAAGGAGATATGCGTGTTGTTGCTCACTGCTAAGGCGGTAAGTCAGGGCGGTTGTAAGGAGGGGGAAGGGAGAGGGCAGAAGGGCCAAAGGGGTGACAAAGGGGGAGGGGGTTGGGGATTATCACTTGAAGGAAGCACGGACGGTGCGGTTCTTGACTGGCTGGGGGGGACGGTAGTTGTCCACCATGCAGCATTCGGGCTCCCCCTCCCCGGAGAAGAGCAGGCTGCGGAATTTGGCCATCTGTGAAAAAGAGATGAGACGGTGACATTAGTCGTTCCTGTCGGCCTCCTGGTACCGTCAGTCAGTAAACACACCGCTGACTAACATGCTGAGTCACCAACTGGAGGGAATTTAGTTGGGAATTTAATTTAGGTAACTTGATGCTTAAAGGAATGATTTGATGTTtcaagaaattaatttccttgctggaaatgaaattaaaaaaatcgaTACCACTCAGCAGCTCTCGCTCTGTGCAAACAAAAACCAACGACCATCAACTCTCAAATTCAATTAATTCTcaataaaatgtcacatttttgcTGTTGAATCCGTCGCCTGCAAAAACCCAGAAGGTAAACATTATTATGGTAACACTAGCTGGGTCATACCTGTGGCTAAGACCGAATGCACGGTATTCGAGTAATATCGCCATAGCTACAAGCAAACCAATAGGAAGCGCTGTTTCCCAAGGCGTACAATTATTCTGTTAAGAAAAAATACGCCAACAATCTTTTAGTTAACTGCTGGCTGCTGGTGTTAGTTTACTAGTTTACTGGcaagaaagcaaataaacaaCTTCAACAAAAGAACATCTTTAAGTCcaagaggatgagaagaacaAAGATGTCGGTGTAAGACATCAATCATTAACCCTGGCTAATGAATACGTCCACAGCGTGCTAATTACCCCGCCTCACACACTTGACCTTAATGTTGTCAGGGCATTTGTGTGTCCTTTCACAGTTAGCTGAGCAGAGCCACAATTATCTTCACCACTATAGATTTTTCTTAGTCATACATGACGTCTCTGCCTCATGTAGCACTAAGTCTAAAGGTTACATCCACATATCTCACATGTTTACCCCGGCATGTGCTCGAATACAAGCGTTTGACCAGGCAGTGTTGATTTTCACATGACCCAAAGACTCCGATCACATGGACGGAGACGCCTTCAGGGGGTTCTGGTTTGGATCAGCGGGCGGTCAGAGGTCCAGAAGACATTTCAGTGATGGATCACAGCCATTGTGGGAGGAGACGGCGAAAAACAGGTACGTCTGCTCACTCACCGACTCTGTGTGCAACATTTCCTGTTGACTCCCCTCACACATAGCCTcacactatgtgtgtgtgtgtgtttgtgtgtttaaactgCTAATCTGAGCAATAAAACCTTTGATTAAGCCCGTGAGGATTTGCAGACGGGGTTGTTAGGGATAGCGGGCAGGCAGCCATGCTGTACCTGCTCAGAGCTGACGCTGATTGGCTCTTTGCAGACAATCCAGGTGACGCTCTCCAGCAGAGGGGGCGTGGTCAGAGAGCCGTCATAGGTCCAGTAGTCCAGGCTGCCAGGGAGCAAGGTCGCGGGGTCGAATCCAGGGAATGAGCACTGTTTGCCCTGGAAGAAAATCAAGACAAGACCAGATCAGTCGAGCTCGATTGCAAATGATCACGTGTTGGATTATTTTTAAGGAGACGTACTTTGCATTTGATGGAACCAAAAGCATCCAGAAGCTTCTGGAGATTAGGATTTTTCTCTCCAATCTGGAAAACAATATGAGGGttaatcatgtgatcatcagctGACAAGCGTTATCCGTCATGGTGAGACCAACCTTCAGGAAAACTCCAACAACGGCGAGCCCATCTGGCTTGGAGGCAGCATCACCAAAGCTGGAGTATTGGGTGTTCCAGTGCACCAGATGGAGCTGAGAATTAGGGGAATATTTCAGtcaataacacaaaataaaacgtATTTTTCAATTGTGAAGATCCTTAAGTTTCTGAACATGGAATTGGATCTTTAGTTCATTGTGCACAttcctgatgtttttttttttgttttttgtttttttacctcagCAGGGAACATGGTCCCAGCCACAGTGTGTTCAGACCCCCTGCCATCAGATGCTCCCCAGTGGAAATGGAACTGCTTGAGCCTGTAGACGCCTGTGATTGGTCCGTTTGTCAGAGCTGCAGGACAAATAAGCATCTCTCATCAGTTCATCCCAAACTGAATGTAGGTGATGATAATGTGCAACATCATAATaagacaactttaaaaaaagaagaagaagaaggatgtTTTCTGGGCTCGTAGATGCAGAAAATTTCCTGTTTCATGGAAACAACTCGGTTCCTGTTGTGTAACCTCTGACCAAACCGAGCCTGAAACGATGCCCAGGTATTGTTAACACCAATCTTCCTTTCAATATTACATAACGCATCTATTTGGAGTAGGCTATGTGGGTGGAACTGCAGCAGATAATCCTGCATTGTTCTATTTCTGGTGATGTGTTGAAACACACCGTCTTCTGTAAAcaggatatttatttttcaccagTCAGTCTAAAACGatcaaaaaaaaagacgagtCTTAAAGAAAGTCAAGGGTGTGTGTGACTTAACGggattagtttaaaaaaaataaaaataaagaggttGTGATGTTTTCCGAGATGCGCACATGACGCGCGATGACACGCAGACTTAACGCGTCCTTTATTTAGAATTTCAAGGTGGAAAATAAGGGCAAAAGAAGATGGAAGTGGCTGCAAACCATCTTCTCCGCCGATTTATTTTTGTCTCGATGTGTGTGCACCAGAATTAATCCGCCTGTCTGTGCTCATTATGTAACCATAGTCGTGCGCCCTCACGTCGAATAACAAAAGCAAACATCCgaaatttcttttatttttttttattttttttaaatgaatggaatcaaaaagagacaaaattaacgcgattttaattttaaatcctTCGGAGAGGtagggggtaaaaaaaaaaaaaagcaacccttttattttttaattcattgcGGTGCGCGTTTGGAACATAAATAGTTAAGTAAGCCGGGATTTATCCACAGAGTAGGCCTAaccttcgttttttttttttttttttttgaccttaCCGACAGCAGAATAGAATTGGCGTGGGAAAGGTTTGCCAGAGGTTAAATTACCAATTCAATCGGTATCCGTTCGTCTTTGTGCTCGGCTTTGGAAAGGGAGTCCCTCTAAGCTCCCCAACAATACgccttttattaaaaaaatgacagaaaagcaaAATGAGGAATAATATGAAAAATGTATGTCATTTCCCTTTAGGTTTGGTAGAAATGGAGAACATGACGCATACATccatataaatattaatttaacatATTTGAATCGTAAACCTTCGGTGCAGGGTTGAAACGCGCACTTAACGCGAACGCCGCAATTTGGAGGTTCCTGAGTCCCGCGAATCATCATCAGGACATTTATTTGATACCTCAGTTATTACAATAATCCATTGCAACCCCCCCCCATTAAATGCATTCAATTCATTCACAACCACGTTTCAGTCACACTAACTTGAGAGGTTGGAGTCGTCTTTGAAGGTCACTTGGAAGGAATGTCCGTTGTTGAGAATGTCCATGCAGGTGGAGGGGTCGTACTTCAGGCTGAGCGGCTTCAGCCCCGCGTCGTAAGATGCAGCACCAGGCACGATGTCAATGGGAGACTGGCGGGGTCCGTTGGCGACTGGGAAGTTGTCAGCCCATTTGTCGGgtcctaaaaaataaaaaaaatcataaaataatgaGATCGTGATGGTTAAAGCGCGCAGCTTGGATGAAAGAAATTACGCGTGAGTGATGGAGAAAAAATTAACAAGACATCAATAAATGCGCATGAATTAAATCAGTGACAAGtgtttccatccatccagcccGCTGGTGCGACTGGTTTCATCCCAGTAatgcaacctttttttttttttttttttacatcatggcGTTTATTACGCGCCTCACCGTTGTTTGCTGCGTATCCCCAAGACATTGTTAAGGAGTGGTTGTGTTTCTATTTAGAGACGTGATCAGCCAAAGCGAGTCGTTCCCAAGTGCGGAGCTGCCAGTGTCCTCCACCTGACAGCTGCACGGCTTATATACGGTCCCCTGTGCGCGGCGCGGCTGTCAGAGCCCACATGATGTCCGCGCAATGACCGGGAGGAGTTACGACGCGCCGCAGCGCTGCGGATCGAtgattctctctctccccctctctttttctttgactCTCTctttgactctctctctctctctctttgactctctctctcctctgcggTAGCGGTGAGGTCGTCAAAGGCGTGCAGCTGTGTAATGAGCTGAGTGCTATACCGTCACCTAACGGGTTTAACACGCTTATAAACAAATGAAGTTAATTATTATAGGTCAACAGACGAGGTCAAAGGTGTTCGAGACCTAATGGATAAAAACACAGACCGCCTCATGCGTTCAGGTAGCGGAGACTTacctggaatttaaaaaaaaaaaaaagtattaatcgCACTCTAAAGTTATTTATGTGCAAAATTACGAGTTTCCGGTTTCTTAAATTTAGCGTGGTTCCTTTCAAGTCGTTCCTTTCATGTCCGTATTTCAGTTATACACCTGTCAGGAACGCAGCTGCGGTGATAccacagcgccacctgctgttgGAAAATGAGACTAAAAGGCTTTATTGCATATCCAAGATAACAGTAAgaggatccatccatccatcttcaaccgcttccTCCCCtgtggcgggtcgcggggagctggatcCTGTAATGGTCGGAAATTAAGATATTTTTGCGCTCCGtttatcaaaaaaaaacccttaaaataaattttttttaggtcTTGAAATTATATGAGGGGACTTTCTTTTCAGTTAATGGCACTGTACATTAACTCCACGGCTATATTAGTATTGTTATCTAATATACTTTTTACTACACTGTggtaatttcattcattcattcattcattcattcattcattcattcattcattcattcattcattcattcatcttctttttccACTGGCAAATTAACAAAGATCATGATATAAGATGTTCGATTCTAAATAAAATACACGAAAAACACTGTTTCACTTTTCAAGCTCGTAAATAAATGAGGATTTTCAGGATTTTCTCGTGAATAACTTCAATTGATCGTTCAGCTCAGCTGACCCTCCCTcctctgtctctgattggctatcgtATTAGAAATCATGAATATGATTGGTTAAAGTGACTGTATATCAATCAAttttagccaatcagatgcATAGGAGGGCGGGTCGTTGGCCTTTTGGGACTGACATTGTTTTCCGTCGCTCCGAAATGACGTCATGACAAAGCACGTTTGTAGCAGTACGTGAGGATATCAACAGGAAGTTTTCCTCTTCATTAAAGGTTTGTTTTGAGACTTGTTTTAAAAACTTAGTCCCTGTTGTTTCAAAATTATTGTGTGAAGATAATCCGCTTCACCAGATAACGATAAAAACAACGGTGACAGTTATTTGTGTACAGATATTCAAGCTAATCGCGAACTAGCAAACAGTTTGTCGTTGATTAGAGGAGAGAAATGAGACAAAACGAGCTGCTGCATAGCGGCTACATTCAGCTGTTATAAACGTTAATGTAGCTCGAAATAAACTTAATGTCAACACAAGATAATACTTTGCTTCTTTGATATGATCTATAAGAATGGATGCTACATGGTTCCCTCTgatttgtgttctttttcagGAAATATGGGCAAGAATAAacagaaagggaaaaaacacaagaatgtCTTCCAAGTTGCAAAGAAACCCATGAAACACAAGCACAAAGCGAAGCCCGTCACAACAGCACTGAAACACGTAAGATCTCTCTCTTCTGTCCTTTTTTTACGATTTAAATTTTccattcatactttttttttttattgtttcactTCATTAAATATCATTTCTGGCGTCACAGATCAACGCAGCAAAAAATGAGAAGGTGGAGAGCCTCAATCAGATGTTCACAGAAGTCCAGAGGGACGTGAAGAGCGTTTCAAAATCGGTTGCTCCTGAGCCGAAGAAGCAAAGCCAGGTACAGGTGTGAGTTTAAAATTCTCACCAACCGGAATTCAAAATTCTCTGGATGTGGTTATTAATCCTTTGTCTCTGTAGGTTGTCAGGGAGCCTCCTAAGGAATCGGTAAATGTCGACAATGCTGCTCAACTCTTCTCTCAGCTATAATGGACTATAATCAGACTGTTGTAAATTCCGAGGACTGATTGTGACGTCTCATGCAAATATCCATGGAGAATAAATACCTGAATGTAATTTATATTGTCTTTATATGCGATAGAAATGGAATAAACGGAGACGTGTGTGAAGTGTAATCTTGTTTCaggattttattctgttttctaaTTGATGGATAATTTGTGtagaaacattttctgtgaCTAAAGCTGCCTACAAAATATTTAGTGATgttttgtaaatattaaaatgtatgaGATGTGTGCAATGGAAGATGATGTCAAGTTTATTCTAAACATAAAATTTTCATTGAGTTTTGACAGGCAGTTGCAAGAATCCATGCATTTTGTTCATGCTTCAGATTCAGTATAAAGATCATCCTGACTGTATTATGTAGTGCTCActttttaaaggtttaaattaatcagaatttaaatataaatcattATCTCATCTGTGCAGATTAAAATTAGACTGGTTTTACAGATTCTAAGGTTCTGATTTTCCATTCCAAAAGCTCTTCTGGAGGTTTTGCACAATGATTTATCAAAGGAGTGCCCCTGAAGATGAAGTATGGATTTTCCGGTCCACCTAAGAGCCCTGAGCTCTTATCAgtatgctgctgctgcatgctCTAACAGCCTGGCTGATGGCTTGTCTCCGTGGCGACCTCAGACTGAGTTAGTTGGTCAGTAAATCTGAACAGAGGCAAAAGCTAAGAGGAGGCTTGAAAAAAACGGACCATCACATGACCAAAATGACATTAAGGAAGAAGTATTCCTCTTTTTGATGATCTGTGACAGGAATAATTGATGGACGACATTTCATcctaaaaggaaaggaagaactACTTGAAGCTGTGCTTAGAGAAAGAATAAGATAATGAACTAATTGTATCTGATAGTTGGTAAGCACCCACAAGCATTAAATCTGTCAAATAATCCAGAGATGgtattttaatttcacattttattatacCTGTATGTGAAAAGCATCTTTGGGTTTGCTTCACTAATGTAGGACAGAACAATGCTGAGTAAAGCTGAGgtgaaaataatgaagaaaCAATAGTATAGCAAGAACATTGGGACATAAAGGACGCTGAACGGCTCCTATCATGGCTGCCACACGTACTGCTACTtctatctttgtttttttacaagccaCAGTGAAAAGTTTACATTTGCAATACATTTACGGCCACATGGGGGCAGCAGAGATGAGCTAGAAATAAACCACACATTATCAAATCATAACCAATTATACACATCCAGACACCAGAGAGGAGCATCCTCATTCATTTTGATAATCAACATGTTCTATGTATGTACAATATATAAAACTCTTGTTTCACTCTAAAACATACAGTTAAGTATTAGCTGATAAATCCCCCAGTGTGTTTTAACTAATGGTGGGAAAACGTGTTCACCACTGCCAAAAATCAATCCTGTTTTAAATGGTGAAAATATTAAAGTTTTAATTAGCGGAAGTATTAGATTTCATTCAGCGTTTGATGGAGGTGATAATCCCCTGTTGGTTCCTTCCATTGACACGACAGGTTTTAGCCAAAGGGGAGAGCAGCTTTAAAGTCTTCAGTGTGTTCCAGGTGAGCAGCGGGATGCGGCTGAAAAAGGGCGGCCAAACGCCTTTTAGCATCCAtaaaagacacccccccccccaaaaaaaagaaataaccaCGGCAGAATCACAGGAAACATCAAGGAATATGACAGATCTGTCTGAAATGCATTCGACCGACGCCTTTGGGGCAGAGACATTTATTTCTAACACAGGGGAAGGATTTCGCTTTGCAAACGATTGGCATGGAGAGTGTAGCAGATGCAGTTTTGAGGTGTCAGGTGCGCCCCGCTGCGCTCCAGATGGCTGCACCACGACGCAGGCGGTGGGGTTGCACCGCCACACCCCCCAGGGGAGACGGATACCATGccagcacacgcacacattgaATTTCAAATGTAATCTACGTGAGGCGGTAGGGGGTCGCTGGAACTGTGGCTGAGATggattttgtcactttttttttttggttaggAAAAGGAAATTCACTCATTGCCCTAAAAGTGATTCCTTTGATGCACTTGAAACTGAAGAAGCCACTAATTGTGAAAGTGTTCGCCATGACTCACTGAGACTCAGTTAATGACGACGTGCTCTAAACGAGATCTTCATAAATtgaatctattttttattttttttttttgaagtgtgCCTTTAAAGAGAACAACTGAATCTGAGTCGTCGCTCgcttaattaaatgtaatttgaagtgacattttggaaaaacCACCACAGTGGGAAATGTCCACAAGATGGTGCCCTGGATGGGTTTATCAATATGCACGGCCACAAGCGAGgacgtgtgcgtgtgcgtgtgcgtgtgcgtgtgacaGGATTGGGggcacaaagagagagagagagagatgttcgGCTTCCTGAATGCCAATAAGAAGCTGAAGGCCTGTTTGCGGTGAGCTTCTCTTGCAGCACAGCTGGGTTTTTTACTCCGACAGGATGAGACGTCAAAGGTCACGGCAGCAGGACTCTTCCCTGTGACAGAAATGAAAATCACTGTGTTTGTTCCAGAGAGGCGCCTGTGCAGAGGAAGACCTCGTCGTTTCTCAGAGCCTTGATGGTCCTACAGACTATAGTACAGCTACTTTTTCAGACATTTTGTCATTGACAGGCAATAAAAGTGAagatttttaatgtctttaaatttattttctgtgtttaaattttattttcagatcaGCTGAGCGATGtctttgaatgtgaaaataGAGAAAGGGCACAACGGATTCTCACTTGTTTACTGATATTAATTTAGACTTGATGTTTGCCGTTAGGAACATGAATAAAGGAAACTCTTCACAGACCAAAGTTACATTTTTTCTCCTAATAAACCAAAAACAAGGTCGCATCGAAATCTGAAGACTGTTAAAGATCCGTTTCTAGCATCTAGAAGGTCATTGGATTAAGGGGTAtgggttaggttttagggttaggtttaggtttaggtttaggtttaggtttaggtttagggttaggtttagggttagggttgggatttgggttagggtttagggttagggttaggtttggggttaggtttaaggttaggtttagggttagcgttagggttagggttgggatttgggttagggtttagggttaagtttagggttaagtttagggttaggtttaggtttagggttagggttagggttgggatttgggttagggtttagggttagggttgggatttgggttagggtttagggttgggtttaggtttagggttagggttgggatttgggttagggttaggtttagggttagggttgggatttgggttagggtttagggtcagggttaggtttagggttagggttagggttagggttagggttagggttagcgttagggttagggttgggatttgggttagggtttagggttaaatttagggttaggtttagggttaggtttaggtttagggtgagggttgggatttgggttagggtttagggttaggtttagggttagggttgggatttgggttagggtttagggttaggtttagggttagggttgggatttgggttagggttaggtttagggttacggttgggatttgggttaggtttagggttagggttaggtttagggttagggttagggttagggttagggttagggttagggttagggttagcgttagggttagggttgggatttgggttagggtttagggttaaatttagggttaggtttagggttaggtttaggtttagggtgagggttgggatttgggttagggtttagggttaggtttagggttagggttgggatttgggttagggtttagggttaggtttagggttagggttgggatttgggttagggttaggtttagggttacggttgggatttgggttaggtttagggttagggttaggtttagggttagggttagggttagggttagggttagggttagcgttagggttagggttgggatttgggttagggtttagggttaagtttagggttaggtttaggtttagggttagggttgggatttgggttagggtttagggttaggtttagggttagggttgggatttgggttagggtttagggttaggtttaggtttagggtcagggttgggatttgggttagggttacgtttagggttagggttagggttagggttgggatttgggttagggttaggtttagggttagggttgggatttgggttagggtttagggttaggtttagggttagggttagagttagcgttagggttagggttgggatttgggttagggttaggtttagggttagggttgggatttgggttagggtttagggttaggtttagggttagggttagggctagggttgggatttgggttagggtttagggttaggtttagggttagggtttagggttagggttaggtttaggtttagggtttagagttagggttagggtagggtaatgtttagggtttagggttagcattagggttagggtttagggttaggtttagggttaggttttaggtttggggtttgggttagggtttagggttagggtttggattagggttaggtttaggggttggggttagggttaggggttagggttaggagttagggtttagggtaaaggttaggttttagggttagggttagggtagggttaggggttaggtttagggtttgggtttaggtttagggttaggggttagggtttagggtttagggtaaaggttaggttttagggttagggtagggttaggggttaggtttagggtttagggttagggtagggttggggttggggttagagttagggtttaggattaggaataggggctagggttaggggttaggggttaggttaggggagggttagggttagggttagggttaggtttaggtttagggttggggttggggttagggtttagggttaggggttaggggttaggggttagggttaggtttatggttaggtttagggtttagggttataaTAAACCAAAAACAAGGTCGCATCGAAATCTGAAGACTGTTAAAGATCCGTTTCTAGCATCTACTAGGTCATTGgattaaggggttagggtttagggttagggttaggtttagggctagggttagggttaggtttagggttagggttaggtttagggttagggttaaatatttttagactgaccaacctactaaaaaagaaaaaattttgcACAGACcgaaaaaaacacctttttgGATCGactgacaaacagactgaaaatttttatttagaccaactgaccgaCCAGAAATTTTTGTCTAGACCGACTGAGGGACTGAACTGAAAAAACCCATTTctttagaccgaccgaccaaccgaaaaaaaatttttttaaccgaCCAACTCATCGaccaaacaaaaaattttttagactgattGCCCGAccgaaaaaaatgtatttagacGGATTGACAGACcgaaaaattttttagactgaccaactgaccgaccgaaaaaaatttttttagactgacctactgaccaaaaaaaaacaaaaacaattttttagactgatcgaccgaaaaaatattttcagactgagtgactgaaaaatattttctagaCTGaccgtccaaaaaaaaaaaagttttagtcCGATCGACCGACCGGAAAATGAATTTTTCTAGAAGATCAACTGACTgatgaaaacagattttaagaccgaccgactgacagaaaaaaaattttttagaccgactgactgaccaaaCAAAATTGGTTTGAGACCAACCACCgaccgaaaaaatttttttagacgatggaatatttatttttctagaCTGACCAACTGAATGACTcaccgactgaaaaaaattttttttagactctaaccctaaacctaaccccaaacctaaccccttAGCCTatacctaaacctaaccctaaccaaaatcctaacctaaacctaaacttaatcCTTATCCCTACCCTAAAACTCACCCTAACCCAAACTCCAACCCTAAAACTAACTGTAAcccactctaaccctaatcctaaacctatacctaactgtaaccctaatcctaactctaactctaacccaacactaactaatcctaaccctaaaccttatcCTAACCCTTACCTCAAACGTAGCCCTAAACTTAATCCTACCCCAAATCTAAATTTAACCCTATCCCTATCTCTAAACCTAATgctaacctaacccaaacctaaccctaaacctaatcca contains:
- the LOC137614119 gene encoding carbonic anhydrase 1-like codes for the protein MSWGYAANNGPDKWADNFPVANGPRQSPIDIVPGAASYDAGLKPLSLKYDPSTCMDILNNGHSFQVTFKDDSNLSTLTNGPITGVYRLKQFHFHWGASDGRGSEHTVAGTMFPAELHLVHWNTQYSSFGDAASKPDGLAVVGVFLKIGEKNPNLQKLLDAFGSIKCKGKQCSFPGFDPATLLPGSLDYWTYDGSLTTPPLLESVTWIVCKEPISVSSEQMAKFRSLLFSGEGEPECCMVDNYRPPQPVKNRTVRASFK
- the LOC137614120 gene encoding ribosomal biogenesis factor-like isoform X1 gives rise to the protein MGKNKQKGKKHKNVFQVAKKPMKHKHKAKPVTTALKHINAAKNEKVESLNQMFTEVQRDVKSVSKSVAPEPKKQSQVQVVREPPKESVNVDNAAQLFSQL
- the LOC137614120 gene encoding ribosomal biogenesis factor-like isoform X2, whose product is MGKNKQKGKKHKNVFQVAKKPMKHKHKAKPVTTALKHINAAKNEKVESLNQMFTEVQRDVKSVSKSVAPEPKKQSQVVREPPKESVNVDNAAQLFSQL